One Amaranthus tricolor cultivar Red isolate AtriRed21 chromosome 10, ASM2621246v1, whole genome shotgun sequence genomic window carries:
- the LOC130826034 gene encoding MACPF domain-containing protein At1g14780-like gives MERWCEETEKNPIELRAVEALGFGFDLTSDFRLKFAKKERLIVFDETHKRDVFIPGINVSIPGVSVDIRCDKGEQLRFKSDVLQFNQMSELLNQKSGVQGKVPSGYFNAIFNFSGAWLNDATECKHLAFDGYFVALYHLHLMTSSIVLHEKVKKSVPSHWDPTSLSRFIQKYGTHIIVGLAVGGQDLICVRQTPSSEIPPAELRAHLEDLGDALFSDGKNSLLRRKALDGKQNAPEVFSRILQSNIIQLTSVLETSNKDGLSVIRSRRGGDVYMHNHSQWLQTVPSHPDAILFKFVPITSLLTGIAGSGYLSHAINLYLRYKPTPEYLQYFLEFQVPRQWAPMYNELPLQHQRIITSSSPLQFSLMGPKIHVNSTKVTSSLKPIVGLRLYLEGRNCNQLAIHAQHLTTSPNSMIFSSPHDQCQWRGSDNLDPEGQYLEPLRWKRFSKVCTSIVKHDPSWLQGKTTGVYIVTGAQLLTKGRWPKTVLHLRLLYSHLPNCTIRKTEWAAAPQSSHKTSILVTLSTTFTFTQKQNSPPKKLPAALNSGVYPNGPPVPVNSEKLLKYVDISEVLRGPHDAPGHWLVTAAKLVTDGGKIGLHVKFALIDYTNDM, from the exons atggAACGTTGGTGTGAAGAAACAGAGAAAAACCCAATTGAATTAAGAGCAGTTGAAGCTTTAGGTTTTGGGTTTGATTTAACTTCCGATTTTAGGTTAAAATTCGCTAAAAAAGAGAGATTAATTGTTTTTGATGAAACCCATAAACGAGATGTTTTTATTCCCGGTATTAATGTTTCGATTCCTGGAGTTTCTGTTGATATTCGTTGTGATAAAGGCGAACAATTGAGGTTTAAATCCGATGTTCTTCAATTCAATCAG ATGTCAGAGCTGCTCAATCAGAAATCTGGGGTACAAGGAAAAGTTCCTTCCGGATACTTCAACGCTATCTTTAATTTTAGTGGAGCCTGGTTAAATGATGCTACCGAATGCAAACATCTTGCGTTTGATGGTTACTTCGTTGCTTTATACCACTTGCATTTGATGACATCTTCCATTGTTCTTCATGAGAAAGTAAAGAAGTCCGTTCCTTCACATTGGGATCCCACATCATTATCAAG GTTTATTCAGAAGTATGGGACACACATAATTGTGGGCTTGGCTGTTGGAGGTCAAGATTTGATATGTGTCAGGCAGACACCTTCATCAGAAATCCCTCCGGCTGAACTTCGAGCACATTTGGAGGATCTTGGAGATGCATTGTTTTCAGATGGAAAAAATTCACTTCTACGACGAAAAGCATTGGACGGGAAACAAAAC GCTCCTGAGGTATTTAGTCGAATCCTGCAGTCGAATATTATACAGCTGACGAGTGTTTTAGAGACATCAAATAAGGAT GGTCTATCTGTTATACGATCTCGTAGAGGGGGAGATGTGTATATGCATAATCATTCTCAATGGCTCCAGACAGTACCTAGCCACCCTGATGCAATTCTTTTCAAGTTCGTTCCTATTACTTCCCTCCTTACTGGAATTGCAGGCAGCGGTTATCTAAGCCATGCAATTAATTTGTACTTAAGAT ACAAACCTACTCCTGAATATTTGCAATACTTTTTGGAATTTCAAGTTCCTAGACAATGGGCACCAATGTACAACGAGCTTCCTCTGCAGCATCAACGAATAATAACTTCCTCTTCTCCTCTTCAATTCAGTTTAATGGGTCCGAAGATTCATGTAAATTCCACAAAG GTAACGAGTAGCTTGAAACCAATAGTAGGTCTACGCTTATACTTGGAAGGGAGGAACTGCAATCAACTTGCCATTCACGCTCAACATCTTACAACGTCACCTAATTCAATGATTTTTTCTTCACCTCATGATCAATGTCAATGGCGCGGTTCTGACAATCTTGATCCCGAGGGCCAGTACTTAGAACCCCTTAGATGGAAGAGGTTTTCAAAAGTATGCACATCTATAGTAAAGCACGACCCGAGCTGGCTGCAGGGCAAGACAACCGGTGTTTACATCGTTACGGGTGCACAACTCCTTACTAAAGGGCGGTGGCCAAAGACAGTACTCCACCTTCGGCTACTCTACAGCCACCTACCAAACTGCACCATCAGAAAAACTGAATGGGCTGCCGCACCACAATCATCTCACAAGACGAGCATCCTTGTGACACTAAGCACGACTTTCACGTTCACGCAGAAACAAAACAGCCCACCTAAAAAGCTACCGGCTGCCTTGAACTCTGGTGTTTATCCTAATGGGCCACCGGTCCCAGTAAACTCCGAGAAGCTTCTTAAATACGTCGACATTTCCGAGGTGCTGCGGGGTCCACACGATGCTCCAGGACACTGGCTGGTCACAGCCGCGAAACTTGTAACCGACGGAGGTAAAATAGGTTTGCATGTAAAGTTTGCATTAATAGATTATACAAACGATATGTAG